One part of the Sebastes umbrosus isolate fSebUmb1 unplaced genomic scaffold, fSebUmb1.pri scaffold_15_arrow_ctg1, whole genome shotgun sequence genome encodes these proteins:
- the LOC119484344 gene encoding olfactory receptor 6K3-like, with product MDDELNATYITFGGHVEVNKYRYVYVLAIFTVYILIIWSNSTILYLIFIHKNLHEPMYIFIAALLLNSVVYSTAIYPKLLVDILSEKQITSYSACLFQFYIVYAVGSSEFLLLSAMAYDRYVSICKPLQYPTIMTKNTVSIFLFFAWLLPACHIVLLTILSAETKLCSLTLQGIFCNNAIYKLQCVSSRVITINGVVALLDLAILPMLFIIFTYTKILIITHRSCREVRKKATETCLPHLLVLISFSCLSAYDVTIVRLGSNFPKIVNSIMTLQMFVYHPLFNPIIYGLKMKEISKHLKRLFCQAKLV from the coding sequence ATGGACGATGAGTTAAATGCAACATATATAACTTTTGGTGGGCATGTGGAAGTTAACAAATAcagatatgtttatgttttggctatattcacagtatatattctaataatatgGAGTAATTCTACTATTCTGTACCTTATCTTTATACACAAGAATCTCCATGAGCCTATGTACATTTTCATTGCAGCTTTATTACTGAACTCGGTTGTTTATAGCACTGCTATTTACCCAAAGCTTTTGGTTGACATTTTATCTGAAAAACAGATCACATCTTATTCTGCCTGTCTCTTTCAATTTTATATAGTTTATGCTGTAGGCAGTTCAGAATTCTTACTGTTGTCAGCCATGGCCTATGACAGGTATGTGTCTATATGTAAACCTCTGCAATATCCAACTATCATGACAAAAAACACGGTGagtattttcctgttttttgctTGGCTTCTGCCTGCTTGTCATATTGTACTCCTAACAATACTGAGTGCAGAAACTAAACTGTGTAGCTTAACTTTACAAGGAATATTTTGTAACAATGCAATTTATAAACTTCAATGTGTAAGTTCAAGAGTAATTACTATAAATGGTGTTGTTGCTTTATTAGATCTTGCAATTCTGCCTATGCTCTTCATTATTTTCACATACACAAAAATACTTATAATAACCCATCGAAGTTGCAGAGAAGTCAGGAAAAAAGCAACAGAGACCTGTTTACCTCACCTGTTGGTTTTAATCAGCTTTTCCTGTTTGAGTGCATATGATGTCACGATAGTTCGACTGGGATCTAATTTTCCAAAAATTGTGAATTCCATAATGACTTTACAAATGTTTGTGTATCATCCTCTCTTTAATCCAATTATATACGgactaaaaatgaaagaaatctcTAAACACCTGAAGAGGTTGTTCTGTCAAGCCAAACTGGTCTAA